From a single Novipirellula caenicola genomic region:
- a CDS encoding PAS domain S-box protein has product MRWLRNNAFAIAVAIAVLTIMVSCLITYRALDGLPRSHRRIVNTEEQLGRLATLRFTLGTAASRLRALTLGGDEQDRREMVEAIGRCEQLIEELQKVALSNEAAVLQGLDPLLFDSRRYLNEIRPLTPIATSLDLPQRTRLRNEATNLRARLETSLSEHHQRLTTMKKSADRERRSAAWVLIGGHAMMLGLVGLLYAARRSEQQLRRLADLRTLEADERFALIVRGSSDGILLTDENGRIQMTNPALDEMFQSDEATLKGMTVGSLFATTVIDEWLANRLVENDRESTLSRRVKATRPNGTRLHTELTVTPQTIRDQEFLAISVRDVSEREASRLRLKQHEALLSEIPEPLHILDAVGRVVYWNRGAQRLFGFEAGEVIGQTANDLLKIVPPKGNDNNIHAVKYAETERWSGELVATTKAGRGIRIERRRTRIREANETIGEVVLDLDLGERKRLQQVERRRQRLESLGTLASGIAHDLNNLLTPILMSCRMLQRKNANIDRDALLETIGSGASRGADLIAQLLTFARGGDGEHEPIHVGTIIPEVAAILQATLPKGIELKTEVASDLPDILGDETEISQVIMNLAINARDAMNQHGELTISAVPMTLASERSYSYATLQPGQYLSITVSDTGTGIPKEIRERMFDPFFTTKERGQGTGLGLSTTIGIVRSHEGVVDVRSTVGEGTRISVIFPALSSSFHESDSAK; this is encoded by the coding sequence ATGCGTTGGTTGCGGAATAACGCGTTCGCAATTGCGGTGGCGATTGCCGTCTTGACGATCATGGTTTCGTGCTTGATCACCTATCGAGCGCTTGATGGGTTGCCACGCTCGCATCGTCGTATTGTCAACACCGAAGAACAACTTGGGCGACTTGCCACGCTGCGATTCACGCTTGGTACGGCTGCTTCACGACTGAGGGCATTGACTTTGGGGGGCGACGAACAAGATCGCCGTGAAATGGTCGAAGCGATCGGTCGCTGTGAACAACTCATCGAAGAGTTGCAGAAGGTCGCGTTGTCCAACGAGGCGGCGGTGTTACAAGGACTTGATCCTTTGTTGTTTGATTCCCGACGCTATCTCAACGAGATTCGACCGCTGACCCCGATCGCGACTTCGTTGGATTTGCCGCAGCGAACACGACTGCGCAACGAAGCCACCAATTTGCGTGCTCGCTTGGAAACGAGTTTGTCCGAGCATCATCAGCGTTTGACGACGATGAAAAAGTCGGCTGACCGCGAGCGGCGTAGTGCTGCATGGGTATTGATCGGAGGCCATGCAATGATGCTGGGGTTGGTTGGGCTGCTGTATGCGGCGCGACGCAGCGAGCAACAGTTGCGACGACTCGCCGATTTAAGGACGCTCGAAGCGGACGAGCGGTTTGCGTTGATCGTGCGGGGATCGTCCGACGGCATTCTGTTGACGGACGAAAATGGCCGGATCCAGATGACCAACCCTGCGCTGGATGAAATGTTTCAGTCCGACGAAGCGACGCTCAAGGGGATGACGGTCGGATCGTTATTCGCCACCACCGTGATCGACGAGTGGTTGGCCAATCGCTTGGTCGAAAATGATCGTGAGAGCACGTTGTCACGGCGAGTCAAAGCCACTCGGCCCAATGGAACACGACTGCACACCGAATTGACCGTCACGCCGCAAACCATCCGTGATCAAGAGTTTTTGGCGATTTCCGTACGTGATGTCTCCGAACGCGAGGCATCGAGATTGCGGTTAAAGCAACACGAGGCGCTATTGAGCGAGATTCCCGAACCACTGCATATCTTGGACGCGGTCGGCCGTGTGGTGTATTGGAATCGCGGAGCCCAGCGGTTGTTTGGTTTCGAAGCCGGAGAGGTGATCGGGCAAACCGCAAACGATCTGTTGAAAATCGTTCCCCCCAAAGGCAACGACAACAACATCCACGCGGTCAAATATGCTGAAACCGAGCGTTGGTCGGGCGAATTGGTGGCGACCACCAAAGCAGGTCGTGGCATTCGCATTGAGCGACGTCGTACACGGATCCGCGAAGCGAACGAGACCATTGGCGAAGTCGTGCTGGATTTGGATCTTGGTGAACGCAAACGATTGCAACAAGTCGAACGGCGACGGCAACGCTTGGAGAGTTTGGGTACCTTGGCCAGCGGTATCGCTCACGATTTAAACAATTTGCTGACGCCAATTTTGATGAGCTGCCGTATGCTGCAGCGAAAAAACGCCAACATTGATCGCGATGCCTTGCTTGAAACGATCGGCAGTGGCGCCAGCCGGGGTGCGGATCTGATTGCTCAATTGTTGACCTTTGCTCGCGGGGGTGACGGTGAGCACGAACCGATCCATGTGGGAACGATCATCCCCGAAGTTGCCGCAATTTTGCAGGCGACGCTGCCGAAAGGCATTGAATTAAAGACCGAAGTGGCCTCGGATCTGCCTGACATCCTCGGCGACGAAACCGAAATCAGTCAAGTGATTATGAATCTTGCCATCAACGCTCGCGATGCGATGAATCAACACGGCGAATTGACAATTTCCGCAGTTCCGATGACGTTGGCAAGCGAGCGATCGTATTCCTACGCAACGCTGCAACCAGGTCAATACTTGTCGATCACGGTGTCCGATACGGGAACCGGGATCCCCAAAGAGATTCGCGAACGGATGTTCGATCCCTTTTTCACGACGAAAGAACGCGGCCAAGGCACGGGGCTTGGTTTGAGCACGACGATCGGTATCGTGCGAAGCCACGAGGGGGTGGTCGACGTGCGATCGACGGTCGGTGAAGGAACGCGAATCTCGGTAATCTTCCCTGCTCTTTCCTCTTCGTTCCATGAAAGCGATTCGGCCAAATGA
- a CDS encoding sigma-54 dependent transcriptional regulator: protein MTSNDPSTLLVVDDDSLILQVMKLCLPAPDYHVITADSASKGLQLFAEHKPDAVLLDIQLPDQSGLAALHEFRELDRRVPVIMMTGHGTAETAIGAMSGGAFEYVTKPFEPDDILPVIDSALETSRMARKPAVLPSETQGDADDSSTDRVLGDCQAMVEVFRSIGRVAARDVAVLILGETGTGKEVVARAIYQHSNRRDQLFHAINCAAIPENLLESELFGHEKGAFTGADQRHVGKFEVCNGGTLFLDEIGDMSPMMQTKLLRVLQEKEFERVGGTKTIKSDVRIIAATNRDVEAAILDNSFRSDLYYRLNEYTISLPPLRERGEDIKIMAEYFFARFAKTLGKEYVSIAPETMASLKLHSWPGNVRELQGVIKQTLLKASGPVIVPAFLPKTFSPLSDDGLTKPANVGTWQENLRNWASTLLEDGSHNIAADIHDAVDREILPEILRATQGNVSAASSRLGMSRPTLRSRLKQLGLGSGAEKNG, encoded by the coding sequence ATGACGTCCAATGATCCGAGCACCTTGTTGGTGGTAGATGATGATTCATTGATTCTGCAGGTCATGAAACTATGTTTGCCGGCGCCGGACTACCACGTCATCACGGCTGATTCGGCAAGCAAAGGTTTGCAGCTGTTTGCGGAACACAAACCCGATGCTGTGCTGTTGGATATCCAATTGCCGGATCAATCCGGGTTGGCGGCGCTGCACGAATTCCGTGAACTCGATCGCCGAGTCCCGGTGATCATGATGACGGGGCACGGAACTGCCGAAACGGCGATTGGCGCGATGAGCGGCGGCGCGTTTGAGTACGTGACCAAGCCGTTCGAACCGGACGATATCTTGCCAGTGATCGATTCTGCGTTAGAAACCAGCCGAATGGCGAGGAAGCCAGCGGTATTGCCATCGGAAACGCAAGGCGATGCGGATGACTCGAGCACCGACCGCGTGCTGGGTGACTGCCAAGCGATGGTCGAAGTGTTTCGTTCGATCGGACGTGTGGCGGCACGTGATGTGGCCGTGTTGATTCTCGGAGAAACCGGTACCGGGAAAGAGGTGGTCGCCCGCGCGATCTATCAGCACAGCAATCGTCGTGATCAATTGTTTCATGCGATCAACTGCGCCGCGATTCCCGAGAATTTGCTCGAAAGTGAATTGTTTGGTCACGAGAAAGGGGCGTTCACAGGGGCTGATCAGCGGCATGTCGGTAAATTCGAAGTCTGTAACGGCGGCACGTTGTTCTTGGACGAAATCGGTGACATGAGTCCGATGATGCAAACCAAGCTGCTGCGTGTGCTGCAAGAGAAAGAGTTCGAGCGGGTCGGCGGTACCAAGACGATCAAATCCGATGTTCGGATCATCGCAGCAACCAACCGAGATGTCGAAGCCGCGATCTTGGACAATAGCTTTCGCAGTGACCTGTATTACCGATTGAACGAATACACCATCTCGTTGCCACCGCTGCGTGAACGTGGCGAAGACATCAAGATCATGGCCGAGTACTTTTTTGCAAGGTTCGCTAAAACGCTGGGGAAAGAGTATGTCTCGATCGCACCGGAAACGATGGCGTCACTGAAACTTCATTCATGGCCGGGCAATGTCCGCGAGTTACAAGGCGTCATCAAGCAAACGCTACTGAAGGCAAGTGGTCCCGTGATCGTGCCGGCCTTTTTGCCAAAAACGTTTAGCCCACTTAGCGATGATGGTTTGACGAAACCCGCAAACGTGGGGACGTGGCAAGAAAATCTGAGGAATTGGGCCTCTACGTTACTCGAAGATGGATCGCATAACATTGCTGCGGATATCCACGATGCCGTTGATCGAGAAATTTTGCCCGAAATTCTGCGTGCCACTCAGGGCAACGTCAGCGCGGCAAGCAGCCGGTTGGGAATGAGTCGGCCGACACTACGAAGTCGGCTGAAACAATTGGGATTAGGAAGTGGGGCTGAAAAGAACGGCTAG
- a CDS encoding RimK family alpha-L-glutamate ligase — translation MKLGIISCAPRCYSTRRLVAAAKERGYKVSVINTLKCAIDLQRGKPDLYYRGKPLADFDAMIPRIGASITYFGTAVVRQLEQMNVFVANSSAGIANSRDKLRSLQILSRHHIGMPKTTFVRDRGDVIPAIERIGGAPVIIKLLEGTQGVGVILADTIKIAEAIIETLQTAKQNVLVQSFVSESKGRDVRAFVVGDRVIGAMRRVAQGDEFRSNVHRGGVVEAVELNDEFRETAIRAAQIMGLRVAGVDMLEGQHGPQVMEVNSSPGLEGIERATQKDIAGAIIEYCAAHVDFPEMDIRQRLTVSRGYGVCELVVPEGSQFVGMTITDAAFTDRDINVLTLYRGNTVIPNPKYSRKMEAGDRLLCFGKLEAMKEMVPTKTRKKRAPKIKTLEQARIDEASTHSPSH, via the coding sequence ATGAAACTTGGCATCATTTCTTGCGCACCGCGGTGTTACAGCACTCGCCGGTTGGTCGCCGCGGCAAAGGAACGTGGATACAAGGTCTCGGTGATCAATACACTGAAGTGTGCGATTGATCTGCAGCGAGGCAAACCGGATTTGTACTATCGCGGCAAACCGCTGGCGGATTTTGATGCGATGATTCCTCGTATCGGTGCCAGCATTACTTATTTCGGTACTGCGGTGGTTCGCCAGTTGGAGCAGATGAATGTGTTTGTAGCCAACAGCTCCGCTGGGATTGCCAACAGTCGCGACAAGCTGCGTAGTCTTCAGATTCTTAGCCGGCATCACATTGGGATGCCAAAGACGACCTTTGTTCGCGATCGCGGCGACGTGATCCCGGCGATTGAGCGGATTGGCGGAGCACCGGTGATCATCAAATTGCTCGAGGGCACCCAAGGGGTCGGCGTGATTTTGGCGGACACGATCAAAATTGCTGAAGCGATTATCGAAACATTGCAAACCGCGAAACAAAACGTGCTAGTGCAAAGCTTCGTTTCCGAAAGCAAAGGACGCGACGTGCGAGCGTTTGTGGTTGGCGATCGAGTCATCGGAGCGATGCGGCGTGTTGCTCAAGGAGACGAGTTTCGCAGCAATGTGCACCGTGGTGGGGTGGTCGAAGCGGTGGAACTTAATGACGAGTTTCGTGAAACCGCGATTCGTGCGGCTCAAATCATGGGGCTGCGGGTCGCCGGAGTCGATATGCTCGAAGGGCAACATGGGCCGCAAGTCATGGAGGTCAACAGTTCGCCGGGACTAGAAGGCATCGAGCGGGCGACGCAAAAGGACATTGCCGGCGCGATCATCGAATATTGTGCCGCGCACGTGGATTTCCCAGAAATGGATATTCGTCAACGTTTGACGGTTAGCCGCGGTTATGGGGTTTGTGAATTGGTCGTACCCGAAGGCTCGCAGTTCGTGGGGATGACGATCACCGACGCGGCCTTTACCGATCGCGACATCAATGTGTTGACGTTGTATCGCGGCAATACCGTGATTCCAAACCCGAAATACTCTCGCAAGATGGAAGCGGGTGACCGGTTGTTGTGCTTTGGAAAACTCGAAGCAATGAAAGAAATGGTGCCGACCAAGACACGTAAGAAACGGGCACCCAAGATCAAGACGCTCGAACAAGCGAGGATCGATGAAGCGTCGACGCATTCACCATCGCACTAA
- a CDS encoding carbon storage regulator, translated as MLVLSRKVGETIQIGSDVLLTINRVAGGRVQIGIVAPREVAIRRGELPPATTESTTLQIVALPTELADAETQVLNLSP; from the coding sequence ATGTTAGTGCTCAGCCGCAAAGTAGGCGAAACCATTCAAATCGGATCGGACGTATTGTTGACGATCAACCGTGTCGCCGGTGGCCGAGTTCAAATTGGGATCGTCGCCCCTCGCGAGGTCGCGATTCGTCGCGGCGAGCTGCCACCCGCAACGACCGAGTCGACTACGTTGCAGATCGTTGCATTGCCCACCGAGTTGGCGGACGCGGAAACCCAGGTGTTGAATTTGTCGCCATGA
- the mgtE gene encoding magnesium transporter: protein MPSSEDLSTGAPQLDDRPWEEMLRLAQEGDQVQLEDYVSQLSTADQALALSRLDEEEEMQVLEAMDAADAAELISHLPEIEAARMLALLDSSTAAAIVHELPSDEQADLLGDLSDEQAEAILEELPQDEAAAVRELSSYEDDEAGGMMVREMLRFNDQMLVRDVIQDLSEHGEDYSDIDVRYAYVCDSQDRLVGVLPMQNLLFVKRAEQLSDLMIRDPLSVQATASLDDLVELFDTHNYLAVPVVDELGRLQGIVHREAVQYEETRAAESDYLKSQGIVGGEELRTMPLWLRARRRLSWLSINVFLNIGAAAVIAYFQDTLQAVIALAVFLPIISDMSGCSGNQAVAVSMRELSLGLVRPTEMLRVWWQEVSVGLINGSALGLLVAIVAVLFNGNPYLGIVVGIALFANTIVAVSIGGVVPLVLKRFGFDPAVASGPLLTTVTDMCGFFFVLGLATTMLSKLID, encoded by the coding sequence ATGCCTAGCTCTGAGGATCTATCAACCGGTGCACCCCAATTGGACGATCGTCCGTGGGAAGAAATGCTGCGATTGGCCCAAGAGGGAGATCAAGTCCAGCTCGAAGATTACGTCTCGCAGCTTTCGACGGCCGATCAAGCCTTGGCGCTGAGCCGGTTGGACGAAGAGGAAGAAATGCAGGTATTGGAGGCGATGGATGCCGCCGACGCAGCGGAATTGATCAGCCATTTGCCCGAGATCGAAGCCGCTCGGATGTTGGCGCTGCTCGATTCGTCCACCGCCGCGGCGATCGTCCATGAATTGCCCAGCGACGAGCAGGCCGATTTGCTCGGCGACCTGAGCGACGAACAGGCCGAAGCGATTCTAGAGGAACTGCCTCAGGACGAGGCGGCTGCGGTTCGCGAGCTTTCGTCGTACGAGGATGACGAAGCGGGCGGGATGATGGTTCGCGAAATGCTTCGCTTCAACGATCAAATGTTGGTGCGGGACGTGATCCAGGACCTCAGCGAACACGGCGAGGATTACAGCGACATTGACGTTCGATACGCCTATGTCTGTGATTCGCAGGACCGGCTTGTTGGCGTTTTGCCAATGCAGAATCTATTGTTCGTCAAACGCGCCGAACAGCTTTCGGACCTAATGATTCGAGACCCGTTATCGGTGCAGGCGACCGCGTCGTTGGACGATTTGGTCGAATTGTTCGACACCCACAACTACCTCGCCGTGCCGGTGGTCGACGAACTGGGCCGACTGCAAGGCATCGTTCACCGCGAGGCGGTGCAATACGAAGAGACGCGGGCAGCCGAAAGCGATTACCTAAAAAGCCAAGGGATCGTTGGCGGCGAAGAACTGCGGACGATGCCGTTGTGGCTCCGAGCCCGGCGACGATTGAGTTGGTTGAGCATCAATGTGTTTTTGAACATCGGCGCCGCCGCGGTCATTGCCTATTTCCAAGACACGCTTCAAGCCGTGATCGCGTTGGCGGTATTTTTGCCGATCATCAGTGATATGAGCGGATGCAGTGGTAACCAGGCTGTCGCGGTCAGCATGCGAGAGCTTTCACTCGGGTTGGTGCGGCCCACCGAAATGCTACGTGTTTGGTGGCAAGAGGTTTCGGTGGGGCTGATCAATGGCTCGGCCCTCGGGCTGCTCGTTGCAATCGTCGCGGTGCTGTTTAATGGGAATCCGTATCTCGGAATCGTCGTCGGAATTGCCCTGTTCGCGAATACAATAGTAGCAGTGTCGATCGGCGGCGTGGTGCCATTGGTACTGAAGCGATTTGGTTTTGATCCCGCCGTGGCCAGCGGCCCGCTGCTAACGACGGTCACCGACATGTGTGGATTCTTCTTTGTGCTCGGGCTCGCCACGACGATGCTTTCGAAACTGATTGACTAA
- a CDS encoding succinylglutamate desuccinylase/aspartoacylase family protein, translating to MTNSDHHWFGCDIAPGQSANTEFEVTESYSSRSVVIPIQIRRGLSPGPTVFVTAALHGDELNGTGAIRALLADRSWVLQSGTLLLIPVLNVLGFERHSRYLPDRRDLNRCFPGTRGGSMASRLAKVIFDSLITKCDYGIDLHTAAVRRTNFPNVRADLSNPDCVRLAEAFGAGIILHGKGPKGSLRREATKAGCPTIIIEGGEVWKVESSVADCMTRGIFNCLKELDMMPGKPDIPDTQAIIRETRWLRAERGGFMSMHVAPGDTVVKGQAIATNSNLLAEDQNRLEAPFSGVVIGMTTLPAVQPGEPVVHIGRLANPKSARRHEKQIAGDDVQRTAHEHLATNIQVTEASESPIDES from the coding sequence ATGACTAATTCTGACCATCATTGGTTCGGCTGCGATATCGCGCCGGGCCAATCGGCAAACACCGAATTCGAAGTAACGGAAAGCTACAGCAGTCGTAGCGTGGTGATCCCGATTCAAATTCGACGTGGGCTATCACCGGGACCGACGGTGTTTGTGACCGCGGCACTGCACGGAGACGAATTGAACGGGACCGGTGCGATTCGCGCGTTGTTGGCCGATCGTTCATGGGTGTTGCAGTCGGGGACGTTGTTGTTGATCCCGGTGCTGAATGTGCTGGGGTTCGAACGTCACTCACGCTATCTGCCCGATCGTCGCGATTTGAATCGTTGTTTTCCCGGGACCCGGGGCGGCAGCATGGCGTCGCGATTGGCCAAGGTGATTTTCGATTCGTTGATCACCAAGTGCGACTACGGCATCGATTTGCACACCGCTGCGGTACGTCGCACGAATTTTCCGAACGTCCGCGCTGATCTTTCGAATCCTGATTGTGTCCGTTTAGCCGAAGCGTTTGGCGCTGGGATTATTTTGCATGGCAAAGGCCCCAAGGGCTCGCTGCGACGCGAAGCAACGAAGGCGGGCTGCCCGACGATCATCATCGAAGGTGGCGAAGTGTGGAAGGTGGAATCGTCCGTTGCCGATTGTATGACCCGCGGCATCTTCAATTGTTTGAAGGAATTAGACATGATGCCGGGTAAGCCAGATATTCCTGACACTCAGGCGATCATTCGCGAGACGCGTTGGTTGCGCGCCGAGCGCGGCGGGTTTATGTCGATGCACGTCGCACCCGGCGACACCGTCGTCAAAGGACAAGCGATTGCCACCAACAGCAACCTGTTGGCAGAAGATCAAAACCGCTTGGAAGCACCGTTTTCGGGAGTGGTGATCGGGATGACGACGCTGCCCGCGGTGCAGCCCGGTGAACCGGTGGTCCATATCGGCAGACTCGCGAATCCAAAATCTGCGAGACGGCACGAAAAACAGATCGCGGGAGATGATGTGCAGCGAACCGCCCACGAACACCTCGCCACCAACATTCAGGTCACCGAAGCCAGCGAATCGCCAATCGACGAATCATAA
- a CDS encoding polysaccharide biosynthesis/export family protein encodes MKLKPVVYRAVGTAVLTTSLVISLIWTQSGCRTAASMGLPVSAGSHTLMSDAAEIRETVGHQGNVATELAKLTLPPHRVEAGDVLVIEPNDFDSPVRLSSDQTVQQDGTIELGSYGRMQVAGMTAEEIQRQVQGLVAHHETQKRQTRIALASHRGDTEEEPLAPIDHGVTVRLVNKESGLYYVMGEVNAPGSYPLVGHETVLDAIIAAGGLSDRSNDHKIILTRPQLPGQPRLILPVCYQQILQLGDVATNYQLMPGDRIYVPSMTIWEDVKQSVRWNGEKSCPQCQEYSMKP; translated from the coding sequence ATGAAACTGAAACCTGTTGTCTATCGCGCGGTCGGGACGGCCGTTCTAACCACCTCGCTCGTCATCTCGCTGATTTGGACTCAGTCGGGGTGTCGTACCGCGGCATCGATGGGACTGCCCGTTTCGGCTGGTTCGCACACATTGATGTCCGACGCAGCCGAGATTCGCGAAACGGTTGGCCATCAAGGCAATGTGGCAACCGAGCTAGCCAAATTGACCCTTCCGCCTCATCGCGTCGAAGCAGGCGATGTGTTGGTGATCGAACCCAATGATTTTGATTCACCGGTGCGTTTATCGAGCGACCAAACGGTCCAACAAGACGGCACGATTGAACTCGGTTCCTACGGACGAATGCAAGTCGCGGGAATGACGGCCGAAGAGATCCAGCGACAAGTCCAAGGGTTGGTGGCTCATCATGAAACGCAAAAGCGTCAAACCCGGATCGCGCTTGCGTCACACCGTGGGGACACCGAAGAGGAGCCATTGGCCCCGATCGATCACGGCGTGACCGTGCGATTGGTTAACAAAGAGAGTGGGCTGTATTACGTGATGGGCGAAGTCAACGCGCCGGGATCTTACCCATTGGTCGGGCACGAAACGGTGCTCGATGCAATCATCGCCGCCGGTGGGCTTTCCGACCGCAGCAACGATCACAAGATCATCCTGACGCGGCCGCAATTGCCGGGACAACCTCGATTGATTCTGCCGGTTTGTTATCAACAAATCCTGCAACTTGGCGACGTCGCCACGAATTACCAATTGATGCCCGGAGACCGCATTTACGTCCCCAGCATGACGATTTGGGAAGATGTTAAACAGAGCGTTCGCTGGAACGGTGAGAAGAGCTGTCCCCAGTGCCAAGAATATTCGATGAAACCGTAA
- a CDS encoding GNAT family N-acetyltransferase, with product MEPLDLTEFEWKIVVRQLTIDDYDALVEIAKRCFPGMEPWGRDQIESQLAIFPEGQICVEIDGKLAASSSSLILEYDSSLEWHNWKAIADGGYIRNHKPKGDTLYGIEIMVDPEYRGMKLSRRLYDARKELCRQKNLSQIIIGGRIPGYHKHADKMSARQYIDSVVEKENYDPVLTAQLSNGFIVRGLTPNYLPSDTESCGYATHAIWSNIEYVPGAKRRFHNVVEPIRVCVVQYQLRAINGFDEFAQQCEFFLDTASDYKCDFILFPELFTTQLLSCVESSRPGQAARQLADFTPQYLDLFTELSVKYDINVIGGSQFVIENGTLYNVAYLFRRDGSIGKQYKIHITPSERKWWGVNPGKSVEVFETDCGPIAIQICYDIEFPELTRIATQKGAQIIFVPFNTDTRHGYLRVRYCAQARCIENHLYVAISGCTGNLPFVENSDIHYAQSGIYTPADVEFARDGIAAECNPNVETVIIHDLDFEQLRRHRETGSVQNWNDRQRGLYKVVYEQDGTSHEV from the coding sequence ATGGAACCGCTTGATCTTACTGAATTTGAATGGAAGATCGTGGTGCGTCAGTTGACCATCGACGACTACGATGCGTTGGTCGAAATTGCCAAACGTTGTTTTCCTGGGATGGAACCTTGGGGTCGCGATCAGATTGAAAGCCAATTGGCGATTTTTCCCGAAGGCCAGATCTGTGTGGAAATCGATGGCAAACTGGCGGCATCTTCGTCCAGCTTGATTCTGGAATACGATTCGTCGCTGGAATGGCATAACTGGAAAGCGATTGCCGACGGTGGCTATATTCGCAACCACAAACCCAAGGGAGACACGCTGTACGGGATCGAAATCATGGTCGATCCTGAATACCGCGGCATGAAATTGTCTCGGCGGTTGTACGACGCACGGAAAGAATTGTGTCGCCAAAAGAATCTGTCGCAAATCATCATCGGCGGCCGAATTCCTGGTTACCACAAACACGCCGACAAAATGTCTGCGCGGCAATACATCGATTCGGTGGTCGAAAAAGAGAACTACGATCCGGTGTTGACCGCCCAACTGTCCAACGGATTTATCGTTCGCGGACTGACCCCCAACTACCTGCCCTCGGATACCGAATCGTGCGGCTACGCAACGCATGCGATTTGGAGCAATATTGAGTACGTGCCTGGCGCGAAACGGCGTTTTCACAACGTCGTCGAACCCATCCGGGTCTGCGTCGTGCAGTACCAATTGCGAGCCATCAATGGGTTTGACGAGTTTGCGCAGCAGTGCGAGTTTTTTCTCGACACCGCTTCGGATTACAAGTGTGACTTTATCTTGTTCCCCGAATTGTTCACAACTCAACTGCTTTCCTGTGTCGAGTCGAGTCGTCCTGGGCAAGCCGCCCGCCAATTGGCTGACTTCACGCCGCAGTATCTCGATCTGTTCACCGAGTTGTCGGTCAAGTACGACATCAACGTGATTGGCGGTTCACAGTTCGTGATCGAAAACGGCACGCTGTACAACGTCGCCTATCTGTTCCGCCGCGATGGATCGATCGGCAAACAATACAAGATTCACATCACGCCAAGCGAACGCAAATGGTGGGGCGTCAATCCAGGTAAATCGGTCGAAGTGTTTGAAACCGATTGCGGACCGATCGCCATCCAAATCTGTTACGACATCGAGTTCCCTGAATTGACTCGAATCGCTACCCAGAAAGGCGCTCAAATCATCTTTGTGCCGTTCAACACCGACACTCGTCACGGCTACCTACGCGTGCGATATTGTGCCCAGGCTCGCTGTATCGAAAATCATCTGTATGTCGCCATCTCGGGCTGTACCGGCAACCTGCCTTTTGTCGAGAATTCCGATATCCACTACGCGCAGTCGGGGATCTATACCCCGGCCGACGTCGAGTTTGCGCGCGATGGGATTGCCGCAGAATGCAATCCGAATGTCGAAACCGTGATCATTCACGACTTAGATTTTGAACAGCTCCGCCGCCACCGCGAAACCGGTTCGGTGCAAAATTGGAACGACCGCCAACGTGGACTCTACAAAGTGGTCTACGAACAAGACGGCACATCACACGAAGTGTAA